From one Amphiura filiformis chromosome 13, Afil_fr2py, whole genome shotgun sequence genomic stretch:
- the LOC140168699 gene encoding uncharacterized protein, giving the protein MIETHKKPGKTEERTEVEHIKGAPITTEKVGEETRQRRITEMIETHKKPGKTEERTETELIKGTPITTEKVDEETRQRQITEMIETHKKPGKTEERTEVELIKGMPVTTEKVDEETRQRKITEMIETHKKPARDNRGNSNNKEDNNNCDYNQEEESDVEEERPTPIITEVTEVVPERPEVLEKTEVILEKEAPPLQPVEFIIKEKEPELVPEQPIEIEFHPPAPVKKAPEPEVILKREAPPPLEVQFRHPPKPQEVAYPLEEILPDNRVPPLEVQFEKPESPKPVEAAPEKVIEEKKVPIPPMKPVKRKVVELPPAQEVVDIPKLEIPKFEKPQIVETPQEPELVQEPPPMELEFVPPTVQEFVPAPEEVIPEEEFKPVFQEVEEPLPQELPAEQLHLPDFEVVEEVKPTLTKEAVAEVSEVAPVEEAPKPMPPVIVKRHLADVEVVVGEDVELVCEVQGYPPPTVQWFRDEKLVESVRYTQTYVENVAILHIQPITEEDETGFECRVTSELGTVSSFAEIYLVKPKSPETVERTEVAIEKLPERLPEVEFIVQQPEEPVVQETITETVTTVTEVVTVEEQTEEYKAPQVIRKLEDVHVALGTLEVRLECQIIGHPKPTIEWFRDDVIIEETELYTTTVVEETGVTTLVIHEVTEEENTTFECRATNEIGTISTYSEVYVTEGPEIEEVTEDVTEVTRTVTETVTVEKKKKRLRNLEPQKLSNNLKMLRSLKRKRSHWNARSLVIQDLP; this is encoded by the exons ATGATTGAAACTCATAAGAAACCTGGTAAAACTGAAGAGAGAACGGAAGTAGAACACATAAAAGGCGCTCCAATCACGACTGAAAAAGTGGGTGAAGAAACGAGACAGAGAAGGATAACTGAAATGATCGAAACTCATAAGAAACCTGGCAAAACTGAAGAGAGAACGGAAACAGAACTCATAAAAGGCACTCCTATCACAACTGAAAAAGTCGATGAAGAAACGAGACAGAGACAGATAACTGAAATGATCGAAACTCATAAGAAACCAGGCAAAACTGAAGAGAGAACAGAAGTAGAACTCATAAAAGGCATGCCTGTTACTACTGAAAAGGTCGATGAAGAAACCAGACAGAGAAAGATAACTGAAATGATTGAAACTCATAAGAAACCTG CCAGAGACAACAGAGGAAATAGTAACAACAAAGAGGACAACAACAACTGTGACTATAACCAGGAAGAAGAATCAGATGTGGAAGAAGAAAGACCTACACCAATTATAACTGAAGTGACCGAGGTAGTTCCTGAGAGACCAGAGGTACTGGAGAAAACCGAAGTCATATTGGAAAAAGAGGCACCACCACTTCAACCTGTAGAATTTATCATCAAAGAGAAAGAGCCAGAGCTGGTACCTGAGCAACCAATTGAAATTGAGTTCCATCCACCTGCCCCAGTGAAGAAAGCACCTGAACCTGAAGTTATTTTGAAGAGAGAAGCCCCACCACCTTTGGAAGTTCAATTCCGTCATCCTCCAAAACCTCAGGAGGTTGCTTATCCATTGGAAGAAATATTGCCAGATAATCGTGTGCCACCACTGGAAGTTCAATTTGAGAAGCCAGAATCTCCAAAACCAGTTGAAGCTGCTCCTGAAAAGGTTATTGAGGAGAAGAAAGTGCCTATTCCACCAATGAAGCCTGTAAAGCGCAAAGTTGTCGAGCTGCCTCCTGCTCAAGAGGTTGTTGATATTCCCAAATTAGAAATTCCCAAGTTTGAAAAACCACAAATTGTTGAAACACCACAAGAGCCTGAACTTGTTCAGGAACCACCTCCAATGGAGCTTGAGTTTGTACCACCAACTGTACAAGAGTTTGTTCCAGCTCCAGAAGAAGTGATACCAGAAGAAGAATTCAAGCCAGTCTTCCAAGAAGTTGAGGAGCCATTGCCTCAAGAATTACCAGCTGAACAACTTCACCTTCCAGACTTTGAGGTAGTTGAAGAAGTGAAACCGACACTGACAAAAGAAGCAGTGGCAGAGGTCTCTGAAGTTGCTCCAGTAGAGGAAGCACCCAAACCAATGCCACCTGTGATTGTAAAGCGTCACCTGGCTGATGTTGAGGTCGTTGTTGGTGAAGATGTTGAGCTGGTTTGTGAAGTCCAAGGTTACCCACCACCAACAGTACAATGGTTCAGAGATGAAAAACTAGTTGAAAGTGTGAGGTATACCCAAACCTATGTTGAAAATGTGGCTATTCTACACATTCAACCAATTACAGAGGAAGATGAAACAGGCTTTGAATGTAGAGTCACCAGCGAACTTGGGACAGTGTCTTCATTTGCTGAAATTTATCTGGTCAAACCAAAGTCACCTGAGACAGTAGAGAGAACTGAAGTTGCCATTGAGAAGTTGCCTGAACGTCTACCAGAAGTGGAGTTCATTGTTCAGCAACCAGAGGAACCAGTCGTACAGGAGACTATTACCGAAACAGTAACCACAGTAACTGAGGTAGTAACTGTTGAAGAGCAGACAGAAGAATACAAAGCACCTCAGGTGATCAGAAAGTTAGAAGATGTCCATGTAGCCCTTGGAACACTTGAAGTACGATTGGAATGCCAGATCATTGGCCATCCAAAACCAACAATTGAGTGGTTCCGAGATGATGTCATTATTGAAGAAACAGAACTTTACACCACAACTGTAGTGGAAGAAACAGGTGTCACTACCCTGGTTATCCATGAGGTCACTGAAGAAGAGAATACTACATTTGAATGCAGAGCAACAAATGAGATTGGAACAATCTCAACGTATTCAGAAGTGTATGTTACTGAAGGTCCAGAGATAGAAGAAGTAACTGAAGATGTGACAGAAGTAACTAGAACTGTGACAGAAACAGTAACagttgaaaaaaagaagaagaggttGAGGAATTTAGAGCCCCAGAAGTTATCAAACAACTTGAAGATGTTGAGGTCTTTGAAGAGGAAACGATCACATTGGAATGCCAGATCATTGGTTATCCAAGACCTACCATAG
- the LOC140168136 gene encoding uncharacterized protein produces the protein MAVPEISQEEEEITREITTKVTETITVERSPGQEVHEISEITMETEEQPLQPIEMVLDVPKPVEESEEEIVTTTTRVTETITVERQPEEEVHEISEITMETEEQPLQPIELIVDVPKPVEESEEEIVTTTTRVTETITVERQPEEEVHEISEITMETEEQPLQPIELVVDVPKPVVEESEEEIVTTTTTRVTETITVERQPEEEVHEISEVTMETEEQPLQPIELVVDVPKPVESEEEIVTTTTTKVTETITVERQPEEEVHEVSEITMETEEQPLQPIELVLDVKKPEEEEQIITTTRKVTETITVERQPEEEVQEITELHLETEEQPLEELEIVFEKAPEFEEYVVPETKEEEQIITTTTKVTETITVERQPEEEVQEITELHLETEEQPLEELEIVFEKAPEFEEYVVPETKEEEQIITTTRKVTETITVERQPEEEVQEITEFHLETEEQPLEELEIVFEKAPEFEEYVVPETKEEEQIITTTRKVTETITVERQPQKEVQEITELHLETEEQPLEELEIVFEKAPEFEEYVVPETKEEVQVETRRTVKEKIEMTMEKVEEEIPLVKTEVQIQRDARPLEPVELVLDAGKQPEEELLPEFEEFIVPEEVVPVKTPVIEEKPRVEEEIIAPEKVAPVKEPILEEKPQVEEELIAPEKVAPVKEPVLEEKPQVEEEVIAPEKVAPVKEPILEEKPEVEEEVLEEVVLLPEFEEVVIPEEAPEEEMVIQPEKVGVEEVDLGLEEIPMQPGVGEEQPIPWEQPIEVVFEKRCLTQHLRNPLHHLKLPVLLLKSHGNLPKKPKLRKQLRRQQKNSNQVLLQLLKLNNK, from the exons ATGGCGGTCCCAGAAATCTCTCAGGAAGAGGAAGAAATTACTAGAGAAATTACTACCAAAGTAACAGAAACAATTACAGTGGAAAGAAGTCCAGGCCAAGAAGTACATGAAATCTCAGAAATTACCATGGAGACTGAAGAACAACCTCTGCAACCGATTGAAATGGTTCTTGATGTTCCCAAACCAGTAGAAGAATCTGAAGAAGAGATTGTTACTACCACTACAAGGGTCACAGAAACAATCACTGTCGAAAGACAGCCTGAGGAAGAAGTCCATGAAATCTCAGAAATAACTATGGAGACTGAAGAACAACCTCTACAACCAATTGAGCTAATAGTTGATGTACCAAAACCAGTAGAAGAATCTGAAGAAGAGATTGTTACTACCACTACAAGGGTCACAGAAACAATCACTGTCGAAAGACAGCCTGAGGAAGAAGTCCATGAAATCTCTGAAATTACAATGGAGACTGAAGAACAACCTCTGCAACCCATTGAGCTAGTAGTTGATGTCCCAAAACCAGTAGTAGAAGAATCTGAAGAAGAGAttgttactactactactacaagggTCACAGAAACGATCACTGTCGAAAGACAGCCTGAGGAAGAAGTCCATGAAATCTCAGAAGTTACTATGGAAACTGAGGAACAACCTCTGCAACCCATTGAGTTAGTAGTTGATGTCCCAAAACCAGTAGAATCTGAAGAAGAGATTGTTACTACTACCACCACCAAGGTTACAGAAACGATCACAGTTGAAAGACAACCAGAAGAAGAAGTACATGAAGTATCTGAAATAACCATGGAGACAGAAGAACAACCTCTGCAACCCATTGAGCTTGTACTTGATGTCAAGAAACCAGAAGAGGAAGAGCAGATCATCACTACCACAAGAAAAGTTACAGAGACCATTACAGTTGAAAGACAGCCTGAGGAAGAAGTTCAAGAAATCACAGAGTTGCATCTTGAAACTGAAGAGCAACCATTAGAGGAGTTAGAAATTGTCTTTGAGAAAGCTCCTGAATTTGAGGAATATGTTGTTCCTGAAACCAAGGAGGAAGAGCAGATCATCACTACTACAACAAAAGTTACAGAGACCATTACAGTTGAAAGACAACCTGAAGAAGAAGTTCAAGAAATCACAGAGTTGCATCTTGAAACTGAAGAGCAACCATTAGAGGAGTTAGAAATTGTCTTTGAGAAAGCTCCTGAATTTGAGGAATATGTCGTTCCTGAAACCAAGGAGGAAGAGCAGATCATCACTACCACAAGAAAAGTTACAGAGACCATTACAGTTGAAAGACAACCCGAGGAAGAAGTTCAAGAAATCACAGAGTTTCATCTTGAAACTGAAGAGCAACCATTAGAGGAGTTAGAAATTGTCTTTGAGAAAGCTCCTGAATTTGAGGAATATGTCGTTCCTGAAACCAAGGAGGAAGAACAGATCATCACTACCACAAGAAAAGTTACAGAGACCATTACAGTTGAAAGACAACCTCAGAAAGAAGTTCAAGAAATCACAGAGTTGCATCTTGAAACTGAAGAGCAACCATTAGAGGAGTTAGAAATTGTCTTTGAGAAAGCTCCTGAATTTGAGGAATATGTTGTTCCTGAAACCAAGGAGgaagttcaagtagaaacaagaAGGACTGTGAAAGAGAAGATTGAAATGACAATGGAGAAGGTTGAAGAGGAGATTCCTCTGGTAAAAACAGAAGTACAGATACAAAGAGATGCCCGTCCTTTAGAACCCGTTGAACTTGTCTTGGACGCCGGCAAGCAGCCAGAAGAAGAGCTGCTACCGGAGTTTGAAGAGTTTATTGTCCCAGAGGAAGTAGTCCCTGTAAAGACACCAGTTATTGAAGAAAAGCCACGAGTTGAGGAAGAAATCATTGCACCCGAAAAAGTGGCACCAGTTAAAGAACCAATTTTGGAAGAAAAGCCACAAGTTGAAGAGGAACTTATTGCTCCTGAGAAGGTAGCACCAGTTAAAGAACCAGTTCTGGAAGAAAAGCCACAAGTTGAAGAGGAAGTCATTGCTCCTGAGAAAGTGGCACCAGTTAAAGAACCAATCTTAGAAGAAAAACCAGAAGTTGAGGAAGAAGTTCTTGAAGAAGTAGTACTATTACCAGAGTTTGAAGAAGTTGTAATACCAGAGGAAGCGCCTGAGGAAGAGATGGTTATCCAACCTGAAAAAGTTGGTGTTGAAG AAGTGGATCTTGGTCTTGAGGAAATTCCTATGCAACCAGGTGTTGGTGAAGAGCAACCGATTCCTTGGGAACAACCAATTGAAGTGGTCTTTGAAAAGAGATGCCTGACACAGCACTTGAGAAACCCTCTGCACCATTTGAAACTGCCGGTGCTGCTGTTGAAGTCCCATGGCAATCTCCCGAAGAAGCCGAAGCTGCGCAAGCAGCTGCGGAGACAGCAGAAGAACTCCAACCAGGTGCTGTTACAGTTGCTGAAGTTGAACAACAAATAG